GCACCGCGTGATCGGGATCGCTCAGGAGCGGGTAGGTCAGGCCGTCGCGCTCGCGGAACTTCTGCAGCGTCGCCGCGTCGTCGCGCGAGATGCCGAGCACGGCGTAGCCGGCGGCCTGGAGCGGGGCGAGCGAGTCGCGGAAGTCGCATGCCTCGGTCGTGCACCCGGGCGTCATGGCGGCGGGGTAGAAGAAGAGCACCACACCGGTGCCGCGGAAGTCGGCGAGCGAGACCGGCGTGGAGTCCTGGTCGTCGAGGGTGAAGTCGGGGGCGAGGTCTCCAGGTTCCAGACGCGTCATGACTCCAGCCTAGGGCGAACGGGATGCCGCGTCGCGGCCCGATCGCCACGGTCGGCGAAGGTCGACAGAAGCCGCTGGAGCGAGTCGAGCCGCGCAGGTCCGGTCGGACCCAGCCGTCCCTCCGCGGCTGCCTCGACGAGGGCGCAGTCCGGCGCGTCGGGCAGGTGCGTGCATCCCCGGGGGCAGTCCTCGGCGACCTCGGCCAGCTCGGTGAAGGCGCGCAGGATGTTCGCGGGATCGACGTGACCGAGACCGAAGGAGCGGACGCCG
The Microbacterium sp. SLBN-154 DNA segment above includes these coding regions:
- the bcp gene encoding thioredoxin-dependent thiol peroxidase; translation: MTRLEPGDLAPDFTLDDQDSTPVSLADFRGTGVVLFFYPAAMTPGCTTEACDFRDSLAPLQAAGYAVLGISRDDAATLQKFRERDGLTYPLLSDPDHAVHDAYGAWGEKTNYGKTVQGVIRSTFVIDADGRIAHALYNVKATGHVARVRSILGLAA